In the genome of Trypanosoma brucei gambiense DAL972 chromosome 11, complete sequence, the window CATTGGCCCaaccttcctttctttggaAGATGATGCGCCGAACGCCGCTGGTCGCGCGTGTGGTCGTGAGTTCTTTCCTTCGTGAGCCATCAGAGCGGAAGTCATTTAAGGAGACATTGGCGGAGTGCGACGCCAATGGTATCGACATGGCGAGTAGCTTAACCTCTGACTTTGCGCTTTTGCAATCAAAACTATTCAAATATCGTGTTGTTCGCCTAGGTGACGAGCTGCAGTACGTGTGTCGACACCCGCTGGGCAGTTTGCCGTCACTCCCGGCACTTGTAGTACACATCATTTTACTCACAACtgttttcttcctgtttcgTAACTTGGGTCGGTTTTCCTCCACGGCATTGGTGAAGCCACCGGTGGCACTCCCCGGCGAAGGAGATAGTTAACAACACCTACGCACTTGACTTGGGAGCGGGCGGGCGTTGCCAAGTGAACGTGCCGTTGAGTCGTACTGTGCTTTGGTTGTTTTGGAGGTAGCAGACACTGGTGAGATTCCCCTTTTATCATtactactgttattattatcattataataatacatatattattGGTATTGACCTTTCTGACTCTTTGTTAAATACTGGTTCATTCGGGTTGATGTTCACTTGTTGGTTATTGATTGTGTTTAGTGTCGTTTGAATGCTTTGACCCCCACGGAGGGGTAGTTGTAGTGTTGTTGTGCGGCTCATGCACGAAGCAAGTTTCTCCATTAACAGAATTTGAAGAGTTTAAATGGTGTAAGTGGACACTGCAAGCACCGAATTGTTCTCTGCGAGTAGTGCTATTGTTACTATATTATTCTTGTTGATTCTCtgtccccccttttcctcgtTGGGACGTCACATGCCtccgttcatttttttaaattcgattttctcttcctttcgcttttccccctttctgtttcttcttgtgcCTCATAATATTTCCAACTGTGGGCGAGgtgttttacttcctttgAAGGTCTTACAGGAGGTGTAGAAGAGAAGGGGAGGGAGCCTTCGGTGCAGATTGGAAGCGATGGCATTCCGCCGCTTGGTCAAACGGCACAAGATCACAAACAACCAAATGCTTTTAATGCGTCGCCGTGAGCCGTATAAACCAACCATGAAGGACCGTCAAGAAATTGCTGACCGCGCGAAGTTGGAGGAGTTTGAGCGTAAGAACGCGGACGGACTGATGTTCGTCCCCGAAAAGGCCCTGCCACCGTGGCAGAAGTCACTCGCGCATAACGCGAAGGCTCTCGGCTCTCGCATTAACTTCAGAGGTTTCCGCGTCCGCGTGGCTGATGGGCAGGATGAGCCGGGATTCCCTACACCATTTCGTTAGCAGGACTTCTCGTCCCCTCCCTAACATTTATCTCTACTCGGGACTGGCGCGTCGTTGCATTCGCTTAcgtcattttgtttttgtagcCCATTATTTCGCAAGTATCCGGTaatgaagggaggggggTATGTTTCgtgtgttttgttgatgGCAGTAAACTTATTCCGTTACGGGTTCTTCTGCACAGTGGTGGAGTCAGTGATGATAGGGTTGTCGTTGCAAGGCGGTGTCTGTTGGCCTGCTTTTTCCCTACACAAATGTGGCAACGGTTTAGTCCATACGAGGGACTTTTCGTTGGTTATCGTAAGGGCATATTTGAGCAGGCGAAGAAAGCTAGAAGGAGACTCTGGACTTGTGTTCTCGCGTATCATACAGCATTAGcgttcacttttttttttttttactatttatTCGTGGCATCAAAGAATCGTTTAAGTGTTTTACCGCTACCACTTCTTACCGACACCGTGTATCAACAAACGTGGAGGAGTGGTGGGAGTAATCTAAACAAAGCAAGAAGAATTCAAGATTAAGCGTTTTGGCGGAAACATGTCAGTCTTTTTAACACCCAAGATTCATCTTGTTGGTGATGTTTCGTCGACGATGGATGTTGTGCGAGAGATGCTGGCTGCCTCTCCATCGGACACCGAACCTTTTGCAGTGTTAGCTGAGTCCCAATCCTCAGGCCGTGGCACTACAGGCAGGCAATGGTCGTCGCCGCGGGGAAACATgtatttttcgttgtgtcTTCCCACTACATTGGTTGCAGCAGAATTCCTCCCTGTTTTGCCGCTTGCCACGGGCCTTGCTTGCCGCGCTGCTATTATGGAGTTGGTCGAAGGCGCTGTTGTACACGTAAAATGGCCAAATGACATCATTTacgatggaaagaaaatcGGTGGGAGCATTGCGGAGTGCGAGGGAGAACACTTAATTGTTGGGATTGGGATAAACATCGAAGTGGCTCCGCCTGTACCTGATGGAGGCCGGCCGTCATATGCTGTTAATTCGATTGCCTCGGTACTCGGAAAGGGGGCTGTGACACCGCAGTTGTTGGCGGAAGCCGTATGGCGTAACTTTTTCTCTGCTGTTGCAGATCAGGGATTCAAACGGCCTGAACTAATTAAGCAATTTGAGGCGGCAATGGACAAGAGCCTCGTGCTTCACAAGCGAACACCCACGGGACGTGACCCCATGCCTTTGCACGCCTTGAAGTTGAATGAGTGGGGCCACCTCGTCGTGGGGCGACCGGACGGCTCCGAAGAGGTGCTTGTGGCGGAGTACCTTTTTTAAACCATCACAGGAGATATTTCAAAGCTTCAAATGCGGTGCTATCGAGTGTGTGCCGATGTCCATCGGTGCGTAAGGGTTTAAGTGAGGTATCagttacatatatatacatatatatgttgcaGGATATTGTGAGTGAAAAGTCCGCGTGTATTTGCGGTGAAGGGACACTGACgtgaaggggggggggcacgTTTTCACTTCGTTCTGTCATGTGCAGCTATCGTTAtcgttattatcatttttttacttcaaaTTGTACTTCAGCAATCCATCTTGCTGTCATTGGCTACGcacttgttttcttctaAAATGCATCTCTTAAGGGGTAGGCAGCGATGCCGACAGCAGCCAATACGTGCCATTGATGTGTGCTTGTCTGCTTGTGTGCAAACGCTTCATATTGGTGGTATCAAATAAGCCGCATTTTTTCTTAGCTTGTGCGTAAATAAACACCTCCGGTATGTGACACGGTATGTACCACTCAACATCTTGGTGAATGTTGTCACTTCTGCAGGAGCCGTGTATTCAAGAGTTAAATCTTACATCGTAAGTAGCTGGCTGTTTAAATTTGTATTTGCGTACGCTGTTTTTGCGCTCCAACAATAAAATCAACTTTTTTCATACCGTTGccttggggggggggacgaagtgagagcaaaaaaagaaattgtgtTACCGAAGTCACACATTGAGAAAACCTAGTGGCAACCAGTAAGTATTGCGCGCATCGATGGTCCTCACAGGGGTCAAACTTGCTGAAGATATAAACTATTGGATCAGGTACATCGACTGCGCACTCAGCCATCCACTACCGCTTCCAAAGAACAAGCACGTATTCCATAGTGACCAGAGGCTGGCACCAGAGATTCGCGACTTGTACGACTGCTTATACAAACTTTATGCAGAGGAGAGCGCCTCGGAATATTTCAGGGAACCTGTCGATGCACTGAGGGTGGGGGCGTGGAACTATTACAGTGTCATCACGGAACCAATGTCGCTGCGCACGGTGCTTGACTACATTGTCCAGGGCGGGCGCTACTCTCACGTCGAACAAATAATGAATGACGTCGAACTGATTTGGAAAAACTGTGAGAGGTATAACGGGGCCGAATCGCATCTTGCCGCCGACGCACGCAGGTGTAGGGCGATACTTGAGAAGCACCGGGAACGGCTTGCTGACGAGCAGACTGCACCCGCTGCAGAGGTGGATGAGCTGATTGAAGCGTTGGAATCGATGGATGACTCTGTCCTTAAGGCAGTGGAGGCGTACTTCCTCCGTGAAGACCCAACACTCATCCTTAGCAGCGGAGATGTGGATATTCCATCACTGCGAGTGAAGCACCTGAGAGCAATGAAGGAGATTGTTCAGCGGGCGGCAAACGGGCAGTTGGAGTGACTTGTAGACAGCGGCATGGTTGGTGGCACggtcatattttttttgttttctttccccccttttgtgTTGCATTTCACTCGTTCTCTCCGCCTCCCTTCCATTTGTGGCGTTGAGCCCACCAGGTTGCCGTCGTTGTTTTCCCCTGGGTTTCAATGGAATGTTGCAGCTGCTTACTCGAGCCGTGGAATGTGAGGAAAGGAGACAATGAGCGGCACAGGAGGACATTTTTTGGCAGCCGTTGCGCTGCCCTTGTCGGCGCCTCCCAATTTCGCGGTGTCCCCGGCGTCTCTACGATGAGAGAAGAGGGAACGGGTTAGCTGCAGTGGTGCCTTATGCGTGCGGTGCGTTGTCGGGTGTTTTGTAGGATCCTTCTGTTGGGTAATGGAGCCTCAGAGGTGGTGACAAATGATTGTAGAAGTGTGAATATTTGTGGTATGCGGAGGCTAAAACGAGAGAATGGATGGAAGTGTGCTATTTTTACTACTAACCAACCACTTGTATAAAGTCACATTCCTTGCTCCCCTCCATTCATCACTTTGCGGTTTGTATTTGCCGCtatttcattgttttttttttttgtaacccCCCCTTTCTGACTTATctgcatttccctccttccagTTCTCACATAGCCTATCGTAAGATCTATTGATCGTAGGTTCACAATAGGCTGTCACGGTTCGCTTGGAGTAGCAAGAGTTTCCAAGGTGTGGGGCAGAGTTAGGCCCCTGCCAAAACTTTATTAGAGGTTGCATCATGACTGACGTTAACAGACATCTTCAAAGTGATGTTGCGACGGCTCTGAACCGGCTCGCGTCCGCCATGGCTCGTGATCTCGACGCGGACAAGCAGCAGGCTGCTGCGGCATTTGCTGTTGGGCGAAATACTTCTCCTAAGGCCTTCATGCGCGCTGGAGAGGAAgtgccgctgccgccgcgCGTAGCGGAGCTTCGCAGGAGTCAAGGGCGGCTGTCGTGTGGTTTGCCCTTTCAGTAAAGTCGGCTTTTGCAGACGCAGAGGGTATTGAGTAAGCTGTCGTCGATGCTGAACTTTGTATGCAAAACACGGCATggtgaagtttttttttcccttcagtcctactgttattgttggtccACCcagttattttcttcttttgtgcaGGGTGTGTGAAAGAGGGACCACTTACCACCCTTGTGATGTGGAATTTGTACAACCGCAGCCAAACCCGCTGGTCAGAGGTATTTTTAGTACCACATTTGGGGAACGAAGCTCTTCATTTATCCTTCCACGTTGCTATTCTTGAACTCAACGGTGCTTACCGAGGGGGGCTTGTCTCCACTTCGATTTACTTACTGGAAGCACTCACTCactatttctttttactgtttctcattactttttttttttttaaatgattAACACCCAATTATTGCAACAGTGCCACTAGCAAAGGGGGCGAAGGAGACCGAAGAGGAAGGGGTTAATAATTCGTGTAACTATTACCTGTAATGTTGCGTCTCTGCCGTGTGTCACTGCGTGTCCAGTCACACCAGAAGAAGCGCGCACAGCACCCCAACGCCGGCACACGGTTTGGACGTGTGTACAATCGCGGTTTCATTCGGTACGGCTTCGGTGGTTTCGGCATGAGCGTCTACACGCCCAAAAAGGACCGCCGATTTCGCGTTCAGCCACTTCCTTCTTTACATGCAAATTCATTGGCTGATGATACTCCTCTAGTGACAACGACGCGAACGTTGTCTCCAAACTTCCGTGCCTTTGCATTGCAGGATGGCGGGGTTTTCTTTACCCACCCGTCACATGAGCAAGTGATGCGCGTGGGGCAAAACATACTGGCGGAAGAGACGAAGGCCACCGGTATGACGTCCATGGACACTTACGTAAACTCACGTATTCAATCCATCATAGCGGAAAACACTGTCGAGAATGTTGCTCTGAGTCACTGGCGGAGGCGGCACATGTGGAATCTAGTAAGGACGCACGGCAAGTTACAGCGGCACTGGGGTGTGTCGGATGCGACTAAAGGGGCGCGGTCGAATATATACGGAAGGCCCTCATAGGAGGCTCCGTGGGTTTGTGTTATGTGTTTCTGTGCTTTCTTATCGTCGAGACAAGTGTGCGCTTGTATGTTTAGGTATATGTTTTCCGTGGCGTCTGCTAGTACACTTACACGCGTTCGTACGTTGTTTTTAACGAGAGATGCGTTTATGGATGGGGTTGATGTTTAATTCCCTGGTTGAATTgacggaaggaaaagacgTTGACTCAGACGGCAATGCTTTTTACgtgctcttttttaaaattttcccGCATCGACACTCAACTCCCGGTACccccttcacttttttttgtaccacAGAAACGgactctttttcctttcttttgtcctTATCTCGTCTATTTTGCGGTTCGCGAAGGTGCGAAGAGGTGTTTCTCTCGTATACATTTCTTTAGGGAACGACATCACATTAGATAAGAGGTTAATTATCTAGAAAAAACGGCTGGAATTACGCCACGGAGGGAAGGAATTTAAATACAATATatcaaagggaaagagagggaagaTACGACACGACACGTGTGGGAAAACCGAAAATTTCGGTTGTAGAAATTTAAATATCATGTCATCACCCATGTGTTCAGTCCATTCTAACCCTCTTGGAGGATCCCGCTCACGCCTCCACATTGCGCCGCAGATCATACCAGCAGGAAGACAGGGCAGTAGAGATGGTACCACGGTGAGGGAACTCACTTCCAATCATTACTCTTCGGGACGCGTAACGCCAGAGTTGCAGCGCACTTACCATCGCTTCGGGGAGGTCGGGTGCACACGCCATCACTACGGCCGAGCCCGGGACCCACCTATCGACGAAACGTTTCGCCACGGTATAAGAACGGAGGCCGGTGAAGGGGCGCGGGGATGCCTGCAACCCGAGACGGGTGGTCGAATGATGGCGTTGATGGAGCAACAGTTGGAACGTGCGTATTTGTCAAACGTTCGCCGACCACTCGGCAAGGTCCCTGCTGCAATGTATGATGTCCAAGTGCCTCACAGCGGGTTTGGTATTCCATCGGAGAAATCTGAGAGTGTCAAGACGCTGTTGTACGCGGGGAGGGATTCCGGCACTGTCCACCCGGTGGGGGAGTGCAAAAATCGAGGTTACGATTGGGAACGTGCGGGCATTAACCCCATGCATCACCGTTTTGGCTGGTGTGAACAGCGC includes:
- a CDS encoding Biotin--acetyl-CoA-carboxylase ligase, putative, producing the protein MSVFLTPKIHLVGDVSSTMDVVREMLAASPSDTEPFAVLAESQSSGRGTTGRQWSSPRGNMYFSLCLPTTLVAAEFLPVLPLATGLACRAAIMELVEGAVVHVKWPNDIIYDGKKIGGSIAECEGEHLIVGIGINIEVAPPVPDGGRPSYAVNSIASVLGKGAVTPQLLAEAVWRNFFSAVADQGFKRPELIKQFEAAMDKSLVLHKRTPTGRDPMPLHALKLNEWGHLVVGRPDGSEEVLVAEYLF